Below is a window of Scylla paramamosain isolate STU-SP2022 chromosome 39, ASM3559412v1, whole genome shotgun sequence DNA.
ACTGCACACTACACCACTccacatctctcctttccttccatataCTTTCTACTAGTTTCCTTCACTTGCCAGTTGCATTCATTTTGTCAATGTTGAGGCCACTCTCAGTAACAACCAGTCATCCCCAAGGTGAGGTGGGGCCCCCTTTGGTCAAAGCTGTTATCCTCCCCACAAGGGGCCACTAACAGCTGACACAGTTAAGGCATTGGAGAGACATGGGATATCTGAAAGGGTTCCATTATAAATACTTATTAAATGAAGAAGCTAGTAAAGCAAATGAGGAAATATATAGTGAATAAATTGAAACTAATATCTGTTAAGGATTTACACCAAGAGCATACAAAATGCAGACATGAAACAACAAATATTAGTTATTACAATTAAATTTGAATTTATCTTGCAATATTAGGATTGATTAACATAAACTTTTGTTACAGTCTGGATAAGTTTAATTCAGGAGCAAAAATTTGAAAAGTAGTTATGCTTGATTACACAAATGCCATAATTCCTTAATGATTATCCAAACATAAAAATCAGCAGTAAACAAACACTTATACTAAGAAAAATCTCATGACAATTATTGGACTGTACAGGACTACtttgtgtgttgtgatgtgacCTTGCAGAGCCTGAGTCAGCTGGGGGGACTGAGGAGGAAATCATTGCGGAGGACTATGATGAGACACCCCAGCAGCCTCTCCCCCATGCCTACCCCCAGCTGGAGCCACAAACCACAGACCCCTTCCAAGTAAGTCTCACATGTTTTGGAGTAAAGTGCAAAGGTAGactcctatgtgtgtgtgtgtgtgtgtatgtgtgtgtgtgtgtgtgtatgtgtgtgtgtgtgtgtgtgtgagtgagagagagagagagagagagagagagagagagagagagagagagagagagagagagagagagagagagagagagagagagagagaactgttgaATGGATAGACATGGAGACAACTACTGTTCTCAAGTGAGCAAGTAAGCAACAACTGTGTTAACTCATCTTGTTTTTAACTTAATGTTTTGGCACATCATGCAATCCCTAACAAACTCTTAGTCATTACTAAACCTTAGTCATTACTAAAGGGGTATCACCCTAACATCATTACTTATTAACTTCATTGCTGTATCAAACTGCTTTCTCCCGAAATTATGTGTCTGGCAACCTCACCTATTTAAATTTTTGCTCACTATACTGGAAGCAAACTTAAGGTGAAGCTAATTCCAGAAGAGTACCAAGgtctgaggaagaaaaaggtacTGCAAAATCTGTATACACCCATACAAAAACTTGTCATAAAGTCCAGTAAAATTCCCTTAAAAGACTGAAATATGTACATTAAACAAAAGCAACAGTAGGATATGCCTACAGACAATTATTATAAGCTAGacagattaaaaatatatatttatatacaaaATAGACATGGCAGGGATATTGACTAAAAGTGTCAGGAGAGTTgacagggaaagaggaaaggagtggcAAAAGTTTCTAAATTTTCAACTGCACACTTCAAGGTccatggtagtgatggtaaggCTACAAAACACACCACTCCAATCACCTGATTTGTAGCCACATCACCAGTATCCAGCTCACTATTTCATGGTGCTTTGTGAATCACCAATCCCTGCCTTTCTTTCAGATTAATTTTAGGATTGCCATATCCATAATTTATTTTAGCCTGCTTAAAGCCATAACAAGCTATTCATCTTTAGAAAAGTGAGCAGCTTGTTTACACCTGTTTTGTATCCTAACACCTCTTTGCTGGTTAGTCATAGCTACCTACGTATCTACCAATCATCATAGAATAAAGAGGCTTCCTAAATATTTAGAAAGTAAAAGTTCTAAAATATACgagaattttaaaaaatattaaagttttaaaTTCTGATTTATGTATCTCAGGAGTCAAACCCAGGACTACAGAGTTGTGGAACATAATACAACCACTCTTTTAatcttctagacatggtggaatcaaaagcatttttatcttattaactcctcttctctaactgattgtcttcaatccctctcatcactgcactgttgcatctcttgctatcttctactgctatttttattctaactgctcttctgatccagCTAACTGCGTGCTTCCCCACCTCctgcctcactgcacaggacCTCCTACTTTTACTCGCCCTTAGTTCTGTTCGCtgtctctaatgcaagagtttactggtattctcaattattcattcctttttctggtaaactctggaactccctgcctgcttctgtatttcttccttattatGATTTACATTCTTTGAAGAgaaagatttcaagacacttatcctccaattttggatgattcttttgacctttcttttagGAACTGGAACCCTcaattggcttttttttttctgctcttattttttattcaagtttttttattatttatttatttacttttttttttatgtagccaagagcaacaaaaattcagtaaaaaaaaaaaaaaaaagcccactgagatgccagtccccaaatagggtccgaagcatttgtcaaaaattgaaggataagtgtcttgaaatctcctcttgaaggaattcaagttgtaggaaggtggaaatgcagaagcaggcagggaatcccagagtttaccagagaaagggatgaatgattgatactagttaactcttgcattagagagatggagaaaacagggggtgagagaaacaagaaagtcttgtacagcaaggttgcaggtggaggggaggcatgcagttagcaagatcagaagaccagttagcatgaaaatagtggtaaaagatagcaagagatgcaacgcggcggcaatgagagagaggctgaaggagaggagttgatgagatgaaaagcttttgattccaccctgtctagaagagtagttTGAGTGGATAAGGGTCCTttacagagttaccagctggggtggtgagaaaaactggcagagacatcttagaacacctaacttcatagaagctgttttagctagagatgaaatgtgaagtttccagttcagattataagaaaaagacggaccgaggatattcagtgtagaagagggggacagttgagtgtcattgaagaagatgggatagttgtctggaaggttgtgtcaagttgatagatggaggaattgagtttttgaggcattgaacaatactaagtttgctctgccccaataagaaattttagagagatcagaagtcaggtgttttgtggcttccctgcatgaactgtttacttcttgtatggttggatgtctacaaaaagatgtggaaaagtgcagggtggtatcatcagtgtaggagtggatagaacaagaagtttggtttagatcattgatgaataataggaaaagagtggatgacaggacagaacccacagcagcaatagaacagtcagaaaggaaacttgagatgaagttacagacagaaagatagaagccataggagggtagtttggaaataaaagctttgtgctagactctatcaaaagcttttgatatgtctaagacattagcaaaagtttcactaaaatctctaaaagagaatgaccaagactgagtaaggaaagccagatcatcatCTGTAAAGTGGTCTtgactgaacccatactggcaatcagaaggttgtgaagtgatagatgtttaagaatcttcctattgaggataaattcaaaaactttagataggcaggaaattaaagtaataggacagtattttgagggattagaacactcacccttttcaggaacaggatgaatgtaggtgaacttccaggaagaaggaaaggtagatgttgatatacagagttgaaagagtttgactaggcaaggtgcaagcatagaggtgcagtttcagagaacaacaggagggatcccatcaagtccataagccttctgagggtttaggccagcaagggcatggtaAACATCAGTGCAAAGAATTTtgtttgcccttggccattgcccttcttacatgaaaattaataaattgaAGACTCAGCTAAAGGTGCATCACAGGTTGGGCAGTTAATATATGAAACCAAGTCATTGAAAGATAGGTAGACAAATAgggagactgacagacagacagacatacaggtaCAATGCACACACTCCTACACATTTCAGGGGTACCCAGGCTGCCCAAACAAGTGGAATGTATTTCATGAGTGCAATGCAGTCTGTCGGGACCAATGGAAGGATCGTAACTTTGTGGACCCTGAGTATGACCGTCGCCGCCTGAAGATGCTGGCCAAGTACCCACTACCCACACACTGGCAGGAGGTGCTGGACCCTGGCATGTAAGTAGTGCCTATGTGACCCACCCTGACCAGCCCTGCTCTTATCCTTTTGCCATTTCCCTAGAGTCATTGTTTAGTGTCATATGCAATTCctctccagttgtttctgtcctgCCTAACCTGCTCTGTTGCTCCACCCTTATTCTTATTCCAGTGTTGCCATGTTATCTTGTGCAATGCATCCTTGCGTGTCATTGtgcctgcctccccctgctccaGTCTTGCCCCAACTTGCTTCTGCTTTTCTCCTTACTTTACCTTCCACATATTTtatctcttcctattctctcttgtTGGCTTGCTCCACACTGTCCTGGTCCCTGTGCCTCCCTGCCTTGTCTCATCAGGACACccaactcttccttcactcctctcaaCAGTTACTGGATTTTAGAATAAGCTAGGGCTGGAGTCCAACCGAAATTCAAAATTCATACCTGGGCTCTTTAACCACTCCATAAGAGTATCATAGCTTATAGCAGAGATGGAGCtaaatttctttgttttatctttactcAATTACTTATAGGCTTCTTTTTCCAGATCATCTACTAATTAACCCTTAAAGTGCATCAGGCTTTTGCAACATGCCATGTCATACCACAGTCATGGTTCTCTTCAAATGTAGCACTCATTTTATGACACACAGTTTGTTTATGCTTGAGGCTATGTGTCATAAATCAAGTCCTGTCATTGGTCCTGCCATTGGTGGATGCTTGGCCAATCAAGTCCCAGCTTTTACAAGgatttgtttatgttgttgtgaGCTTCCAGATTTTCCCACCTAGAGTATACATTCATGATGTGagttgtgttttattatttttgaccAATTTCTAGGCAAGACAGcagatatatatgtatttctatGAGTAAATAAGTATTTGAGCATACAGTATGTTACACGACCAtacataattttctctctctctctctctctctctctctctctctctctctctctctctctctctctctctctctctctctctctctctctctctctctctctctctctctctctctctctctctctctctctctctctctgattgatCCAGACAAGAGTAGATGgtgcagtgatgatgatgacgtctGATGATGAGTGTGAGGTGACATTGGAGGTTTCCATTCTAGAGGAAATTGAATTTGATGATTATACCAAAACTAGTGATGAGGAATTTAATGCAGATGACTTACCTAACAGTGGAATACAGGGTGATGATGATTCTGCTACTTCGACAGCAAGCAGTGTAAATGAAAGTAGTGATGACAAAGCCAGCAAGTCAGCTGGTGCATCATCTGCAGAAATGGGAGGGTGGGCATCAGTGTTCCTTTTACAGGAGCCAGTGAACTCAACACCCACCTAAGAGTGATGTCATGCCTACTGAATATTTTAGGAAGTTTTTTACTACtgatataatagataaaatgGTTCTACAAACAAATAGGTATGCAGAACAGTGGATTCATAAAGATGCTGAGTATATGAGTAAAAAAACAAAGTCTGTGGTATATTTATGGATCACAGAAGGTAAAACAGCCCAGAGAAATTTTATTTCTAGCAGTAATAATGAATATGGGGCCAATTAGAAAACCAATTCTTATGTCATACTGGGACTACTCTAGCCCCAGCCAGTCAACGCCATGATTCAGTCCTCCTCTCAGTAAAACAAGGTTTCAGCTGCTACTGAGTTTGTTCATTTCagttataatgaaaaaatgtcTCCAAAAACAGATCCTGCTTTTCAGCTATACAAAATCCAGCCTCTTGTGGACCATTTTCAGAAAGCTTCATTGTAATTTTtgagtgaaaaatgaagaaaataaaagaatgcccatacaaaattttcccttgttttatttatttattttatttttttcatgtatatataaGTTCCATTTGCTCATTTATGATTATACCATACTAAAGAGCAACTTCTAAACTTTCAAATGATATATAAATGTCTCAGTCTTTGTTAAAGTAATTTGAATGAACACTAAAATAAGCAAGGGAACACCTGTTAACATTAATTACTCGTTTTTATGTATGAAACTTAATACAGCCTACACATTTTGTCACGCTATAAGGACTAACTATTTTAGTATAGtaattatcttatcttttaagtttaatgtagcttttttttccccttctttctttgaGATTCAATTTATGAGACAATGCTAATTTAGGCTACATTCACCAGGTACTATTAAGGTAAGCCATCCCTTTCTCCCCTACACAGTGGCCGGTACTACTACTGGAACACTGAGACAGACCTGGTGTCATGGCTGCCTCCTGGCCATCCCCGCTGCCAGGTGTCCCGTTCTGCTGGCACCCTGCGCAAGGAGATGGTGGCAGAGATGCACAAGAACCGCAGCACCTCAGGGACTGGCCAGCAGCAGGATAATGACATTGAGATGACAAGAGTGGAGAATGAGGAAGGTCCTGATGGAGAAGAACATGGCAGTGATAAATCTGAGGTACTAATGGGAGGGGAGAACCTGGTAGAGaaaatgatggtagtgatggaaaGAATAAATGTTGGTGGAGATTGAGACTGTAGGATAAAAGTGTTGATGAGAGATGTGATGGTAGAGGGATAGAGGTGATGACAATGCTGCACAGTAACATTATGAATGCTGACGATGATGTTGAGAGGAACTATATGCCCACTTTCTCTCTTAAACTTAGGTGTACATACTGTGTGTGAAGATACAGGAAAGATACTAGTGAAACAAATCCAATTTGGAGGAAGTATGATCATGTCATGTCtgtcatactgctcttctagatagggtggaatcaaaagctttttgtctcatcaactcctctcctctaactgactgtcgtCAGCCTCTCTCATATCACTGCGATGTTGCacctctagctatcttctaccgctattttcatactaactggtcttctgatcttgctaactgcatgcctcccttcctcccacaggctcactgcacaagactttcttctttctctcaccctattctgttcacctctctaatgcaagagttaaccagtattctcaatcattcacccctttctctggtaaagtctggaactccctgcctgcttctgtatttccatcttcctatgacttgatttccttcaagagggaggtttcaagagacttatccttcaatttttgactactgctttggacccttttctgggactggcatctcagtgggcttttttttattggatttttgttgctctcctacataaaaaattatatatatatatatatatatatatatatatatatatatatatatatatatatataataaatctACCCAACTTGTGTTGGGTAGACTAAAGTTCTTCCCTTGTTATTCCATCCCCAATGAATAGCACTTAACATTGTTTTTCCAATTTGGCGCCACACTAAGCCATCCTCTCCCAGCTCACAACTCCACCAGCTCTTTTCTCCTCACTcagccttccctttcctcaggGCTCTGGAGATGAGGGCAGccag
It encodes the following:
- the LOC135092135 gene encoding polyglutamine-binding protein 1-like produces the protein MPLPPALAAKLAKRGIISAPKDPEPESAGGTEEEIIAEDYDETPQQPLPHAYPQLEPQTTDPFQGYPGCPNKWNVFHECNAVCRDQWKDRNFVDPEYDRRRLKMLAKYPLPTHWQEVLDPGIGRYYYWNTETDLVSWLPPGHPRCQVSRSAGTLRKEMVAEMHKNRSTSGTGQQQDNDIEMTRVENEEGPDGEEHGSDKSEGSGDEGSQRDKREVERWERTGGSRDRDKGKERSRGRDRRGGRRPPPTEELDPMDPASYGDCGRGTWSSGLPQKNEARTGADVTASGPLFQMRPYPSPGAVLKANAAASTIGPKKA